A portion of the Ricinus communis isolate WT05 ecotype wild-type chromosome 10, ASM1957865v1, whole genome shotgun sequence genome contains these proteins:
- the LOC8288470 gene encoding uncharacterized protein LOC8288470, protein MEQEKTISTELQLNELKKQSFRRTLDQLHDRASSILSLTLQWKHIEDQFDSTHNSIDVRVEELHSIHKAIEQKLDEVKKREKDLELVQEAVKLRFSEVEEREKEFALIQKKELHDRKREIEWIEKSGKELDSVRVEIEDKLRAVDEVDNRLTLFNHCIEEKADQVRLSVSKLKLKEKELAFKDENLKEKEKKLEEHCKVFRLKDEEIHKKFKEVELKEKQLEQRYREFEELKEKQKPSNNNTCVKIEPQITTPSDASLYFTVNMDGKALQIFLNEREYSDSIRDEVFIALGFSSDPAKFVLDAMQGFYPPHLRKGDMEFKAEVVRRSCILLLEQLMKISPEISPLVRNEAIKLSFSWMTKMKIDAEHPLEVLGFLQLLASYGLASTFDADELLTQLEVVVQHSLAPGLFHALGFADKISGIIQNLIKKKQHIEAIRVIYGFELVNEYPPVPLLKDYLHCSKNAAKRMRKADNSIKGQIEATNKRVADLKCALSCIQDYKIEYGPSLGDLKKLIVNLEKENSTRKSKLAVNEFNKCHSLRRKECKSRKRKPVTNKKRNLALPVAAPVLALKSASTTSSNHTCIPTTASTSVPATKIHSQQLSGIKRPWTDGSDEDGLNASPGDDQATCVDPLHVKLVHSSPGDLALESENKHPRLHISPEDTETYPKPFVIATSAGHTTQPLQQHPPGSFMNRGVPCVHGPPKHYNLAGYPPQNIQLETISSKLKLSELSRQNFRQTINQLHDRASSILLLTVQYKEIEGHFNSTQSSIEERAKELRSIDESVGQNLEEVKKREENLELVKESVNVTFREIEEREKELELIQKKEIQERKREIDWIEKKGEEVSERLKEIDAKEKLCQRILNELEEKEKRIELEERKLMERIKEFDENKLKEKRSVDNQFARADRRISHEEWSVMALGLSSDPAKLVLDAMQGFYPPRFKNGDLEFEEVVVRRSCLFLLEILMETRPEILPDVKTEAMRLSLDWMRQMKRDSKHSLEVLGCLQLLASYKLATVFDTDKLLTYLEIVAHHNQAPELLRALDLTDKISSFLKNLITKNKYTEAIRFIYAFELVNEFPPVPLLKEFVKDIPTAIHKSRMRDKSVEERIEATRKLIDNVAALRCIEDYSIESEQSTKCLKQHLRCLEDANKNRKATLPAPRCKSQPPCQEKKSFTSNSKAAASAAAVCGLALKSKFIGNAAFISPTTISLAPFLSQKQRQKKRPWSAVSAEVIKMLLLVLLLWLTYIKIPPSSHTLLAKLNSVLVLIFGIYLTCYIGPSFAKEGNIRLLFFLVALLGVVCGTDNSMLLIEFIQGLIGICLQIGCIANERDGLRAGINCIATYCVENEFLPKKLKERVAQLEKEMVEEKLEFERTKTKLGPLTRSRKKLSQQHEKKKDVSCSSIATSAAVPIKIISPSPYTSPDTLHTNISILSHCLNCSMYDSHHPVSN, encoded by the exons ATGGAGCAGGAGAAGACGATTTCGACCGAGTTGCAACTCAAcgaattaaaaaaacaaagctTCCGGCGGACACTCGACCAACTTCACGATCGCGCTTCTTCAATTCTCTCACTTACTCTTCAATGGAAACACATCGAGGATCAATTTGATTCCACTCACAACTCTATTGACGTGCGCGTTGAAGAGCTCCATTCAATCCATAAAGCAATCGAGCAAAAATTAGACGAAgtgaagaaaagagagaaagatttGGAATTAGTTCAAGAAGCAGTGAAACTTAGGTTTAGCGAGGTTGAGGAAAGGGAAAAGGAGTTTGCGTTGATTCAAAAGAAAGAGCTTCACGACAGGAAGAGAGAGATTGAGTGGATTGAAAAATCAGGAAAAGAACTTGATTCTGTTAGAGTGGAAATAGAAGACAAATTGAGAGCTGTTGATGAGGTAGACAATAGGCTTACGCTGTTCAATCATTGTATTGAAGAGAAAGCTGATCAAGTTAGATTGTCAGTGAGTAAATTGAAGTTGAAAGAGAAAGAGCTTGCATTCAAGGATGAGAATcttaaagagaaagaaaagaaacttgaAGAACACTGTAAGGTATTTAGGTTAAAAGATGAGGAAATTCATAAGAAATTCAAGGAGGTTGAACTTAAGGAGAAGCAGCTTGAACAAAGGTATAGAGAATTTGAAGAACTGAAAGAGAAACAGAAACcatctaataataatacttgtGTCAAGATTGAGCCACAAATTACTACTCCAAGTGATGCTAGTCTTTATTTTACTGTGAATATGGATGGAAAAGCATTGCAGATCTTTTTAAATGAGCGTGAATATAGTGATTCAATTAGGGATGAAGTATTTATTGCTTTAGGATTCTCGTCAGATCCTGCAAAGTTTGTTTTGGATGCAATGCAGGGGTTTTATCCTCCCCATTTGAGAAAGGGAGATATGGAGTTCAAAGCAGAGGTTGTTAGGAGGAGTTGCATTCTTTTGTTAGAacaattgatgaaaatatcACCAGAAATTAGTCCTCTTGTGAGAAATGAAGCAATTAAACTTTCTTTCAGTTGGATGACAAAAATGAAGATAGATGCTGAGCATCCTCTTGAGGTCTTGGGATTTTTGCAGCTGTTAGCTTCTTATGGGTTGGCCTCTACTTTTGATGCTGATGAACTCTTAACTCAATTGGAGGTTGTTGTACAACATAGCCTTGCTCCTGGATTATTCCATGCCCTGGGTTTTGCAGATAAGATATCTG GTATTAttcaaaatcttattaaaaagaaGCAGCACATTGAAGCCATTAGAGTTATTTATGGGTTCGAGCTGGTCAATGAGTACCCACCTGTACCTTTGTTGAAAGATTACTTGCATTGCTCAAAGAATGCTGccaaaagaatgagaaaggCAGACAACTCAATTAAAGGAcag ATTGAGGCCACAAACAAAAGAGTAGCAGATCTGAAGTGTGCATTAAGCTGCATTCAAGACTACAAGATTGAATATGGTCCCTCACTTGGGGACCTTAAGAAGCTGATAGTTAATTTGGAGAAAGAGAACTCAACTAGGAAATCAAAGTTGGCAGTCAATGAATTTAATAAGTGTCACAgtttaagaagaaaagaatgtaAGTCTAGAAAACGAAAGCCAGTTACAAATAAGAAGAGAAATTTGGCCCTTCCAGTTGCTGCCCCTGTCCTCGCCCTCAAATCTGCGTCCACCACAAGCAGTAATCATACCTGCATTCCAACAACTGCCTCAACTTCTGTGCCTGCCACAAAGATTCATTCTCAACAATTGAGTGGAATTAAACGTCCTTGGACAGATGGGTCAGACGAAGATGGTCTAAATGCTTCCCCTGGTGATGATCAAG CAACCTGCGTTGATCCTTTACATGTAAAGTTGGTGCATTCTTCGCCTGGAGATTTGGCATTGGAAAGCGAAAATAAGCATCCTAGGCTTCATATTTCACCAGAGGATACGGAAACGTATCCGAAACCATTTGTCATTGCCACATCTGCAGGTCACACAACGCAACCCCTTCAACAGCATCCTCCAGGTTCCTTTATGAATCGAGGAGTTCCTTGCGTGCATGGACCACCCAAACACTATAATTTGGCAGGCTACCCTCCTCAAAACATTCAGTTA GAGACGATTTCCTCTAAGTTGAAACTCAGCGAGTTAAGTAGACAAAACTTTCGCCAAACAATCAATCAGCTTCATGATCGCGCTTCTTCTATTCTCTTGCTCACTGttcaatataaggaaatagaGGGTCACTTTAATTCTACTCAGAGTAGCATCGAAGAACGTGCCAAAGAGCTCCGTTCAATCGACGAGTCAGTTGGacaaaatttggaagaagTTAAAAAGAGAGAGGAAAATTTGGAGTTAGTTAAAGAATCTGTAAATGTTACATTTAGAGAGATTGAGGAGAGAGAAAAGGAGCTGGAGTTgattcaaaagaaagagattcaagaaaggaagagagagaTTGATTGGATTGAGAAGAAAGGTGAGGAGGTTAGTGAAAGATTGAAAGAGATTGATGCAAAAGAGAAACTATGCCAACGgattttaaatgaattggaagagaaagagaagcgAATCGAATTAGAGGAAAGGAAGTTAATGGAAAGAATCAAAGAAtttgatgaaaataaattaaaagaaaaacggTCTGTTGATAATCAGTTCGCTCGTGCAGATCGTAGAATCAG TCATGAGGAATGGAGTGTTATGGCTCTGGGACTCTCATCAGACCCTGCAAAGCTTGTTTTAGATGCAATGCAAGGGTTTTATCCTCCCCGTTTTAAAAACGGAGATTTGGAGTTTGAAGAGGTGGTTGTTAGAAGGAGTTGCCTTTTCTTATTAGAGATATTGATGGAAACAAGGCCTGAAATTTTGCCTGATGTGAAAACCGAAGCAATGAGACTTTCTTTAGATTGGATGAgacaaatgaaaagagattCCAAACATTCTCTAGAGGTCTTGGGATGTTTGCAGCTTTTGGCTTCTTATAAGTTGGCCACTGTTTTTGATACTGATAAGCTCTTAACTTATTTGGAGATTGTTGCACATCATAACCAGGCTCCTGAATTGTTGCGCGCCCTGGACTTGACAGATAAGATATCTA gttttttgaaaaatctaatCACGAAGAACAAGTACACTGAGGCCATTAGATTCATTTATGCCTTTGAGCTGGTTAATGAGTTTCCACCTGTACCTTTATTGAAAGAATTTGTGAAGGATATCCCAACTGCTATTCATAAAAGTAGAATGAGAGACAAATCAGTTGAAGAACGG ATTGAGGCCACCagaaaattaatagataatgTGGCTGCACTTAGATGTATTGAAGATTACAGTATTGAATCTGAACAGTCAACTAAGTGCCTTAAGCAACACTTACGATGTCTAGAAGATGCAAATAAAAATAGGAAGGCAACTTTGCCAGCCCCTAGATGCAAGTCTCAACCACCATgtcaagagaagaaaagtTTTACCTCCAACTCCAAGGCGGCTGCTTCTGCTGCTGCTGTCTGTGGTCTAGCGCTCAAATCTAAGTTCATTGGAAACGCTGCTTTTATCTCTCCAACAACAATTTCCCTTGCCCCCTTCCTATCACAAAAGCAGAGACAAAAGAAGCGTCCTTGGTCTGCTGTCTCAGCAGAAGTAATCAAAATGCTTTTGTTAGTTCTGCTTCTGTGGTTAACTTACATCAAAATCCCTCCCAGCAGCCA TACATTATTAGCAAAGTTGAACTCAGTATTGGTTCtaatttttggtatttacttgaCTTGCTACATTGGTCCTTCATTTGCAAAG GAGGGAAATATTAGGCTATTGTTTTTCCTTGTGGCTCTTCTGGGTGTAGTATGTGGAACTGACAATTCAATGTTGttaatagaatttattcaAGGGCTTATTGGAA TATGCTTGCAGATTGGTTGCATAGCCAATGAGAGAGATGGATTGAGAGCAGGAATCAATTGTATTGCAACTTACTGTGTTGAAAATGAATTCTTGCCCAAGAAACTTAAAGAACGTGTTGCACAATTGGAAAAAGAGATGGTAGAGGAAAAACTAGAGTTTGAACGCACTAAGACCAAACTTGGACCTTTAACAAgatcaagaaagaaattgTCACAACAGCACGAGAAGAAGAAAGACGTCAGTTGCAGCTCCATTGCTACTTCTGCTGCTGTCCCTATCAAAATCATATCCCCCTCTCCATATACTTCCCCTGATACTCTACATACAAACATCTCCATCCTCAGTCACTGCCTCAACTGCAGCATGTATGACTCACACCACCCTGTCAGCAACTGA
- the LOC8288471 gene encoding FRIGIDA-like protein 5, whose product MEETISSKLKLSELSRQNFRQTINQLHDRASSILLLTVQYKEIEGHFNSTQSSIEERAKELRSIDESVGQNLEEVKKREENLELVKESVNVTFREIEEREKELELIQKKEIQERKREIDWIEKKGEEVSERLKEIDAKEKLCQRILNELEEKEKRIELEERKLMERIKEFDENKLKEKRSVDNQFARADRRIRWKRIANFLK is encoded by the exons ATGGAGGAGACGATTTCCTCTAAGTTGAAACTCAGCGAGTTAAGTAGACAAAACTTTCGCCAAACAATCAATCAGCTTCATGATCGCGCTTCTTCTATTCTCTTGCTCACTGttcaatataaggaaatagaGGGTCACTTTAATTCTACTCAGAGTAGCATCGAAGAACGTGCCAAAGAGCTCCGTTCAATCGACGAGTCAGTTGGacaaaatttggaagaagTTAAAAAGAGAGAGGAAAATTTGGAGTTAGTTAAAGAATCTGTAAATGTTACATTTAGAGAGATTGAGGAGAGAGAAAAGGAGCTGGAGTTgattcaaaagaaagagattcaagaaaggaagagagagaTTGATTGGATTGAGAAGAAAGGTGAGGAGGTTAGTGAAAGATTGAAAGAGATTGATGCAAAAGAGAAACTATGCCAACGgattttaaatgaattggaagagaaagagaagcgAATCGAATTAGAGGAAAGGAAGTTAATGGAAAGAATCAAAGAAtttgatgaaaataaattaaaagaaaaacggTCTGTTGATAATCAGTTCGCTCGTGCAGATCGTAGAATCAG ATGGAAACGCATTGcaaattttcttaaatga
- the LOC8288475 gene encoding bifunctional 3-dehydroquinate dehydratase/shikimate dehydrogenase, chloroplastic has product MGSVGELTSSVMVCTPLMAQSVEQMISDMYNAKTQGADVVEVRLDYIDNFQPPQDLQAILRNKPLPVIIVYRPKSEGGLYEGDEPTRLEALRLAYVLGADYVDFELKVASDLIGELKGTHHTGSKVIVSCYVNGDMPTKENLSQLVASMQATGADIIKLVSTANNITELDRIFHLILHCQVPIIAYSVGERGLISQLLSPKFGGSLLYGSMEGSSIPGLPTLDSLREAYKVAYINSDTKVFGLVSKPVSHSKGPLLHNPTFRHANYNGTYVPMFVDDLKEFFSVYSSPDFAGFSVGFPYKEAVVEFCDEVHPLAKSIGAVNTIIRRPGDGKLIGHNTDCEAAITAIEDALKEQGYMDGRTSSNSPLTGRQFVLVGAGGAGRALAFGAKSRGARIVIFDIDLERAKFLADAVSGEAQLFENVVNFEPENGAILANATPIGMHPNTERIPVAEATLGIYQLVFDAVYTPRKTRLLKEAEAAGAIIVSGVEMFLRQAMGQFSLFTGREAPTEFMREIVLAKF; this is encoded by the exons ATGGGTAGCGTTGGAGAACTGACTAGTTCTGTGATGGTTTGTACTCCACTGATGGCTCAATCTGTTGAGCAAATGATTAGTGACATGTACAATGCAAAGACACAAGGTGCTGATGTTGTTGAAGTCAGGTTGGACTACATCGACAACTTCCAGCCTCCTCAAGACCTCCAAGCCATCCTTAGAAATAAGCCACTGCCTGTGATTATTGTATATCG GCCAAAATCAGAAGGTGGTTTGTATGAAGGAGATGAGCCCACAAGGTTGGAAGCACTTCGTTTGGCTTATGTACTAGGAGCTGATTATGTTGATTTTGAACTCAAG GTGGCTTCTGATCTGATAGGGGAACTGAAAGGGACGCATCATACTGGTAGCAAAGTTATTGTGTCGTGTTATGTTAATGGTGATATGCctacaaaagaaaatcttaGCCAACTGGTTGCAAGCATGCAAGCTACTGGAGCAGATATTATCAAACTTGTTTCCACTGCAAATAATATTACTGAATTAGATAGAATTTTCCATCTAATCTTACATTGTCAG GTACCAATAATTGCATACTCTGTTGGAGAAAGAGGTCTCATAAGCCAGTTATTGTCCCCAAAATTTGGTGGTTCTTTACTCTATGGATCCATGGAAGGAAGTTCCATTCCTGGTCTGCCTACTTTAGACAGCCTTAGAGAAGCCTATAAGGTTGCATACATAAATTCAGATACTAAAGTCTTCGGTCTAGTTTCAAAACCGGTTAGCCACAGCAAAGGTCCCTTGTTGCATAATCCTACTTTCAGACATGCAAACTATAATGGGACTTATGTCCCAATGTTTGTTGATGATCTCAAGGAATTCTTTAGTGTTTATTCAAGCCCTGACTTTGCTGGTTTTAG TGTTGGATTTCCATACAAGGAAGCTGTGGTTGAGTTTTGTGACGAAGTCCATCCACTTGCTAAG TCTATAGGTGCTGTTAACACCATTATTAGGAGGCCTGGTGATGGGAAGTTGATTGGTCATAATACGGACTGTGAGGCTGCAATAACTGCTATTGAGGATGCTTTGAAAG AACAAGGATACATGGATGGCAGAACATCTTCCAACTCTCCATTAACTGGAAGGCAGTTTGTGCTTGTGGGTGCTGGAGGGGCAGGAAGAGCACTTGCATTTGGTGCTAAAAGTCGAGGAGCCCGTATTGTTATTTTCGACATTGATCTTG AGAGAGCAAAGTTCCTAGCTGATGCTGTTTCGGGTGAGGCTCAGCTTTTTGAGAACGTAGTTAATTTTGAACCAGAGAATGGAGCAATTCTTGCAAATGCAACACCAATAGGAATGCATCCAAATACCGAAAGAATACCTGTGGCTGAG GCAACCTTGGGAATCTATCAGCTGGTCTTTGATGCTGTCTACACACCTAGAAAAACCAGACTATTAAAAGAAGCTGAAGCTGCAGGGGCAATCATAGTGAGTGGAGTTGAGATGTTCCTCAGACAGGCAATGGGCCAGTTCAGCCTCTTTACTGGCAGAGAAG caCCAACAGAATTTATGCGGGAGATTGTTTTAGCCAAGTTCTGA
- the LOC8288476 gene encoding bifunctional 3-dehydroquinate dehydratase/shikimate dehydrogenase, chloroplastic produces MGSLPFTMSDLQLSNSSVQSSPTLLCTPLMGTTVDQMLLEMRKATEISADVVEIRLDCLRNLNPRQDLEILIKQSPLPTLVTYRPIWEGGQYEGDETKRQDALRLAMQLGANYVDVELEVAHEFNNSIYGKKPDNFKVIVSSHNFHNTPSSEAIANLVARIQATGADIVKIATTALDITDCARIFQIMVHCQVPVIGIVMGERGLISRLLSPKFGGYLTYGALEAGAISAPGQPTAKDLLDLYNFRLIRPDTKVYGIIGKPVGHSKSPLLFNAAFKSVGLNAVYVHFLVDDVEKFFSTYSSVDFASGCSCTIPHKEVALKCMDEIDPIAKKIGAINNIIRRPDATLMAYNTDYIGAIDAIEDGLRELNGAVPAGTSPLAGKLFVVLGAGGAGKSLAYGAAQKGARVVVANRTFERAKELADKVNGQAMTLDEVQNFHPEEGMVLANTTSVGMKPNIDATPLAKHALKHYCVVFDAIYTPKDTRLLREAKESGAVIVYGTEMLIRQGFEQYKNFTGLPAPEELFRQLMEKHA; encoded by the exons ATGGGAAGCCTTCCg TTCACTATGTCTGATCTTCAACTGAGTAATAGTTCAGTTCAGAGCAGCCCCACTTTACTATGTACTCCATTGATGGGCACTACAGTTGATCAAATGCTGCTTGAGATGAGAAAGGCTACGGAAATCAGTGCTGATGTTGTCGAAATTCGGCTAGATTGCCTTAGAAACCTCAATCCTCGCCAAGATCTTGAAATTCTCATTAAGCAATCTCCTCTCCCTACCCTGGTCACTTACAG ACCAATTTGGGAAGGTGGTCAGTATGAGGGTGATGAGACCAAGAGACAGGATGCGCTTCGTTTAGCTATGCAGTTGGGAGCTAATTATGTTGATGTTGAACTTGAG GTTGCTCATGAATTTAACAACTCAATATATGGAAAGAAGCCTGATAATTTCAAAGTTATCGTTTCTTCTCACAATTTTCACAATACTCCATCTTCTGAGGCAATTGCCAATCTTGTTGCTAGAATTCAAGCTACTGGTGCTGACATTGTCAAGATTGCCACAACTGCGTTAGACATTACAGACTGTGCTCGCATTTTTCAGATTATGGTGCATTGCCAG GTCCCAGTAATTGGAATTGTTATGGGTGAAAGGGGCTTGATTTCGCGGTTACTTAGCCCCAAGTTTGGTGGATATCTCACTTATGGTGCGCTTGAGGCAGGTGCTATATCTGCTCCAGGACAGCCAACTGCAAAGGATTTATTGGATTTATACAACTTCAGACTCATAAGGCCTGATACTAAAGTGTATGGCATTATCGGGAAACCTGTTGGTCACAGCAAGAGTCCTCTCTTGTTCAATGCAGCATTTAAGTCTGTCGGTCTTAATGCAGTTTACGTGCATTTTCttgttgatgatgttgagAAGTTTTTCAGCACCTATTCATCTGTTGATTTTGCTTCAGGATGCAG CTGTACTATTCCTCATAAGGAGGTTGCACTTAAATGCATGGATGAAATTGACCCCATCGCCAAG AAAATTGGAGCAATAAATAACATTATAAGGAGACCTGATGCAACCTTGATGGCATACAACACTGACTATATTGGTGCTATTGATGCAATTGAGGACGGACTAAGAG AATTGAACGGTGCAGTTCCAGCAGGTACCTCACCTTTAGCTGGTAAACTGTTTGTGGTTTTGGGAGCTGGTGGTGCTGGCAAGTCACTTGCTTACGGTGCCGCACAAAAAGGAGCCAGAGTTGTTGTTGCCAATCGAACATTTG AACGAGCTAAGGAGCTGGCTGACAAAGTTAACGGTCAAGCAATGACACTTGACGAAGTACAAAATTTCCACCCAGAAGAAGGAATGGTTCTTGCAAACACCACATCTGTTGGAATGAAGCCTAACATTGATGCCACTCCACTAGCAAAG CATGCTTTAAAACACTATTGCGTAGTCTTTGATGCCATTTACACACCGAAAGACACAAGACTGTTGCGGGAAGCGAAAGAGAGTGGAGCTGTCATTGTTTACGGAACAGAAATGTTGATCCGCCAGGGATTTGAACAATACAAGAACTTCACAGGCTTGCCTG CACCGGAAGAATTGTTCAGGCAACTGATGGAGAAACATGCATAA
- the LOC8288477 gene encoding bifunctional 3-dehydroquinate dehydratase/shikimate dehydrogenase, chloroplastic-like encodes MTLGSVPFTTADLQIADGGRRNSTLICAPVMAKSVDGMLVQINKAKELGADLVEIRVDFLENFSPIQDLEILIKQSALPTLITYRPKWEGGEYDGDESKRQEALRLAIELGSDFIDVELKVAPEFFNSIQGKKPEKVKIIVSSHNYENTPSVEEIANLVAKIQSTGADIVKVATTALDITDNARMFQVLVHAQVPMIGIVMAERGLMSRILAAKFGGFLTFGSIEAGVVSAPGQPTITDLLDLYNLRQIGADTKVHGVIGNPIGHSKSPHLYNSAFKSVRFNGIYLPLLVDNVANYISTYSSSDFVGYSYTIPHKEAGLKCCDEVDPIAQAIGAISCMIRRPSDGKLMGYNVDYLGAIGAIEEALRASNGTPASGSPLAGKLFVVMGAGGAGKALAYGGYEKGARVVVANRSFDKAKELASKVGGQAMTLAELKDFHPEEGMILANTTSVGMKPRIDDTPLPKEALKHYSLVFDAIYTPKLTRLLREAQECGATTVYGTEMFINQAFVQFERFTGLPAPKQLIRDVLAKNT; translated from the exons ATGACTCTCGGCAGTGTCCCG TTCACTACTGCGGATCTTCAAATTGCCGATGGAGGTCGAAGAAATTCTACGTTAATCTGTGCTCCAGTAATGGCAAAATCAGTTGACGGAATGCTGGTTCAAATAAATAAGGCCAAGGAACTTGGGGCTGACCTTGTTGAAATTCGGGTGGATTTCTTGGAAAATTTTAGTCCTATACAGGATCTTGAAATCCTGATTAAGCAAAGTGCTTTACCAACTCTTATCACTTATAG ACCAAAATGGGAAGGTGGTGAATATGATGGTGATGAAAGCAAGCGTCAAGAAGCATTGCGTCTGGCCATAGAATTGGGATCAGATTTTATTGATGTTGAACTAAAG GTAGCTCCTGAGTTCTTCAATTCCATTCAAGGAAAGAAGCCTGAAAAGGTGAAGATTATTGTATCTTCTCACAATTATGAAAATACTCCATCTGTAGAGGAAATTGCCAACCTTGTTGCTAAGATACAGTCTACTGGAGCTGACATAGTGAAGGTAGCAACTACAGCTTTAGACATCACAGATAATGCACGGATGTTTCAAGTACTTGTACATGCACAG GTGCCAATGATAGGAATTGTTATGGCTGAAAGAGGTTTGATGTCACGGATACTTGCTGCAAAATTCGGAGGATTTCTCACTTTTGGTTCAATTGAGGCAGGAGTAGTTTCTGCTCCTGGGCAACCAACTATTACAGACTTATTGGACCTATATAATCTTAGACAGATTGGAGCTGATACCAAAGTACATGGCGTCATTGGAAATCCCATTGGTCATAGCAAAAGTCCTCACCTCTACAATTCAGCATTTAAGTCAGTTCGATTTAATGGAATTTATCTCCCTCTTTTGGTTGACAATGTTGCAAATTATATATCCACATATTCATCTTCAGACTTTGTCGGATACAG CTATACAATTCCTCACAAGGAAGCTGGACTTAAGTGCTGTGATGAGGTTGATCCAATTGCTCAG GCAATCGGAGCTATTAGTTGCATGATCCGGAGACCAAGTGACGGCAAGCTAATGGGATATAATGTTGACTACCTTGGAGCTATAGGAGCTATAGAAGAAGCACTACGAG CATCTAATGGTACCCCTGCTTCTGGTTCTCCCCTGGCTGGCAAACTCTTTGTTGTCATGGGAGCTGGTGGAGCTGGAAAGGCCCTTGCTTATGGTGGATACGAGAAGGGAGCAAGAGTTGTTGTTGCCAATCGCTCATTTG ACAAAGCCAAAGAACTTGCCAGTAAAGTTGGAGGACAAGCGATGACTCTAGCTGAACTGAAAGATTTCCATCCAGAAGAAGGAATGATTCTTGCAAACACCACTTCAGTTGGAATGAAACCAAGAATTGATGATACTCCCCTTCCTAAG GAAGCTTTGAAACACTACTCCTTGGTCTTTGATGCAATTTATACACCAAAATTGACCAGGCTCTTAAGAGAAGCACAGGAATGTGGGGCCACTACTGTTTACGGGACAGAGATGTTCATCAATCAAGCATTTGTACAGTTTGAAAGATTCACTGGTTTGCCTG CACCAAAACAACTGATCAGGGATGTGCTGGCAAAAAATACATAG